One genomic segment of Amycolatopsis granulosa includes these proteins:
- a CDS encoding formate/nitrite transporter family protein has translation MSDDSNDEHATLPLRSQAGSRDEPELEEAFDRIIAEGRDRLGRPLLPLMATGVLGGVDVAVGVLAYLVVKHETGQPLLAAAAFTIGFIALLLARSELFTENFLVPVTALASGSGSWPRLLRLWLVTLAANLAGGFVMAGMIVVALPGLRDTAATTGDHYATLGVSWASLFLAVLAGAVITLMTRMQHATNDMGVKLVAAVAMPFLLVGGQLFHSVLDSILMFAGLLGGMAHYSWADWALALAWSSLGNIVGGIGLVTSIRLLRVSHRVEEAQQESRGGTGRQAT, from the coding sequence ATGTCAGACGATTCGAACGACGAACACGCAACTCTGCCCCTGCGGTCCCAGGCCGGCAGCCGGGACGAGCCGGAACTGGAGGAGGCGTTCGACCGGATCATCGCCGAAGGGCGGGACCGGCTGGGACGTCCGTTGCTGCCGTTGATGGCGACCGGCGTGCTCGGCGGTGTCGACGTCGCCGTGGGAGTGCTGGCCTACCTGGTCGTCAAGCACGAGACCGGCCAGCCGCTGCTGGCCGCCGCCGCGTTCACGATCGGGTTCATCGCGCTGCTTCTCGCGCGCAGCGAGCTGTTCACCGAAAACTTCCTGGTGCCGGTGACCGCTTTGGCGTCCGGAAGTGGTTCCTGGCCACGGTTGCTCCGGTTGTGGCTGGTCACTCTCGCCGCGAACCTCGCCGGGGGTTTCGTGATGGCCGGCATGATCGTGGTCGCGCTGCCCGGCCTTCGGGACACCGCCGCCACGACCGGCGACCACTACGCGACGCTGGGCGTGTCCTGGGCCTCGCTGTTCCTGGCCGTGCTCGCGGGCGCGGTGATCACTCTCATGACCAGGATGCAGCACGCGACCAACGACATGGGAGTCAAGCTCGTCGCGGCGGTGGCGATGCCGTTCCTGCTCGTCGGGGGGCAGCTGTTCCATTCGGTACTCGACTCGATCCTCATGTTCGCCGGCCTGCTCGGAGGCATGGCGCACTACTCGTGGGCCGACTGGGCGCTCGCGCTGGCCTGGTCCTCGCTGGGCAACATAGTCGGCGGCATCGGCCTGGTCACCTCGATCCGGCTGCTCCGGGTGTCCCACCGCGTCGAGGAGGCCCAGCAGGAGTCCCGTGGAGGAACCGGCCGCCAAGCGACCTGA
- a CDS encoding ImmA/IrrE family metallo-endopeptidase, whose translation MQTAAATLVDQELFSALDSTVCRNVPVGARLQSTGHCASRCPGLLSRCLSVTRGQGSLVSKRRCSLDAFSLYIENEPFIFIDTGKTAERQRFDAAHELGHLVMHQGRERPRAAGRLVVHECPAPARQMWQICHETVSEGELHTNHTASAVTSADAWKL comes from the coding sequence GTGCAGACGGCGGCCGCCACGCTCGTCGATCAGGAACTTTTCTCCGCGCTGGACAGCACCGTGTGCCGCAACGTGCCAGTAGGAGCTCGACTCCAGTCCACTGGGCACTGCGCATCGAGATGCCCCGGGCTGCTCTCTCGCTGTTTGTCGGTGACGCGTGGTCAGGGCTCGCTAGTTAGCAAGCGGAGATGTTCTCTCGACGCCTTCTCGCTGTACATCGAGAACGAGCCGTTCATCTTCATCGACACCGGCAAGACAGCAGAACGACAGCGCTTCGACGCGGCGCACGAACTCGGACACTTGGTGATGCATCAAGGTCGAGAACGACCGCGCGCAGCTGGTCGCCTGGTTGTCCATGAATGTCCAGCTCCAGCACGTCAGATGTGGCAGATCTGCCACGAAACTGTGTCCGAGGGGGAGTTGCACACCAACCACACGGCTTCGGCTGTGACGTCAGCCGATGCATGGAAGCTTTGA
- a CDS encoding SDR family oxidoreductase: protein MSQPPQQHTPPGTTGDMDPAPDHGEHSYRGSGRLARKAAFITGADSGIGRAVAIAFALEGADVLISYLDEHEDARETQRWVEEAGRKVVLLPGDLARPAHCRSVIATAVAEFGRIDVPVSNAAFQMTHEWIEDIPDEDGTTRWPSTSARSST, encoded by the coding sequence GTGTCCCAGCCTCCGCAGCAGCACACCCCGCCAGGCACCACCGGCGACATGGATCCCGCGCCCGACCACGGGGAGCACAGCTACCGCGGCTCCGGGCGGCTGGCGCGGAAAGCGGCCTTCATCACCGGGGCCGACAGCGGCATCGGCCGTGCCGTGGCGATCGCGTTCGCCCTCGAGGGCGCGGACGTGCTCATCTCCTACCTCGACGAGCACGAGGACGCGCGGGAGACCCAGCGGTGGGTCGAGGAGGCCGGACGCAAGGTTGTGCTGCTGCCCGGCGACCTGGCCAGACCCGCGCACTGCCGGTCGGTGATCGCCACCGCGGTGGCCGAGTTCGGCCGGATCGACGTGCCGGTCAGCAACGCGGCGTTCCAGATGACGCATGAGTGGATCGAAGACATCCCCGACGAGGATGGGACCACACGCTGGCCATCAACCTCAGCGCGTTCTTCCACCTGA
- a CDS encoding TetR/AcrR family transcriptional regulator — protein sequence MTVSTRSDRDPRGRPRRRGTVLEQAILQAALDELTEVGYTGLTIDRVAARARTNKTAIYRRWPSRAALAVAAHRHATTAEDPPDTGDLRADVLALLRGAARRISSPQGDILHILAAEMGNEPDLIREARDQMLDTSLTRWLTVLGRAVARGQARPEALSPRIATVAVDLLRHEYLIRGADTIADHTITEIVDTIYLPLVQTHSDTDKPKTRRESADAEE from the coding sequence GTGACAGTGTCGACGAGATCCGACCGCGACCCCCGCGGGAGGCCACGGCGGCGCGGCACGGTACTGGAGCAGGCGATCCTGCAAGCCGCGCTGGACGAGCTGACCGAGGTCGGCTACACCGGCCTGACCATTGACCGAGTCGCCGCCCGCGCCCGCACCAACAAAACCGCGATCTATCGCCGCTGGCCCAGCCGCGCCGCACTGGCTGTCGCCGCGCATCGCCACGCCACGACGGCCGAGGATCCACCCGACACCGGCGACCTTCGCGCCGACGTACTCGCGCTGCTGCGCGGAGCAGCTCGACGGATCAGTTCCCCGCAAGGAGACATCCTGCACATCCTCGCCGCCGAGATGGGAAACGAACCCGACCTCATCCGTGAGGCCCGCGATCAAATGCTCGATACCAGCCTCACTCGATGGCTGACCGTACTGGGCCGGGCGGTCGCCCGCGGGCAAGCCCGACCCGAAGCACTCTCGCCCCGCATCGCCACCGTCGCTGTCGACCTGCTCCGCCACGAGTACCTCATCCGTGGCGCCGACACCATCGCCGACCACACCATCACCGAGATCGTTGACACGATCTACCTCCCCCTCGTGCAGACCCACAGCGACACGGACAAACCGAAAACTCGACGAGAAAGCGCAGACGCGGAGGAATAG
- a CDS encoding DEAD/DEAH box helicase produces MSTPTFTELGLSTTLVDALAGQGVTSPFPIQAATLPHSLAGRDVLGRGRTGSGKTYGFVLPVLARLAAAPVRRRPGRPRALILAPTRELATQIEGSILPLAGPLGLKVTTIFGGVSANPQISRLREGVDIVVACPGRLADHMRSGAIGLDAVEITVLDEADHMADLGFLPEVRRIMAATPARGQRLLFSATLDTGVDVLVKRFMNNPVTHSVDSARSPVSTMTHHVLHLEESHRLPVLVDLTAAAGRTLVFTRTKHRAKQLTRKLLASGVPAVELHGNLGQGARTRNLEAFSSGAARTLVATDIAARGIHVDDVTLVIHADPPVEHKAYLHRSGRTARAGAAGTVVTLMTDEQVADVRDLTRKAGIKPTTTRIGPGHPLLSELAPGERSFTTPPSRPAADTRPKKVSAKIGAARSGAEDRSSGLGRGGSGSARDARRGAAAGRPARSRAGEDHDGGPSAGQGRRSADPAGRREGAGKFGQARRGAAESRPRRSGDATSGSGRDSSGGVPARTGGAAAFSAGARAGSRRSR; encoded by the coding sequence ATGAGCACACCTACCTTCACCGAACTCGGTCTGTCCACGACCCTCGTCGACGCGCTGGCCGGGCAAGGCGTCACCAGCCCCTTCCCCATTCAGGCCGCCACGCTGCCGCATTCGCTCGCGGGCCGGGACGTCCTGGGTCGCGGCCGCACGGGTTCCGGCAAGACCTACGGTTTCGTGCTGCCTGTGCTGGCCCGGCTCGCCGCCGCCCCGGTGCGGCGCCGACCCGGCCGCCCGCGGGCCCTGATCCTCGCGCCGACCCGCGAGCTGGCCACCCAGATCGAAGGCTCGATCCTGCCGCTGGCCGGGCCGCTCGGCCTCAAGGTCACCACGATCTTCGGCGGCGTCAGCGCCAACCCGCAGATCTCCCGCCTGCGTGAGGGCGTTGACATCGTCGTCGCGTGCCCGGGCCGGCTGGCCGACCACATGCGTTCGGGCGCCATCGGGCTCGACGCCGTCGAGATCACCGTGCTCGACGAGGCCGACCACATGGCTGACCTCGGTTTCCTGCCCGAAGTCCGTCGCATCATGGCGGCCACTCCCGCGCGCGGGCAGCGGCTGCTGTTCTCCGCGACCCTCGACACTGGGGTCGATGTGCTGGTCAAGCGGTTCATGAACAATCCAGTTACGCACAGCGTGGACTCGGCGCGGTCGCCGGTGTCGACCATGACGCACCACGTGCTGCACCTGGAGGAGAGCCACCGGCTGCCGGTGCTGGTCGATCTCACCGCGGCGGCAGGCCGGACGCTGGTGTTCACCCGGACGAAGCACCGTGCGAAGCAGTTGACGCGCAAACTGCTCGCCTCCGGCGTCCCGGCGGTCGAACTGCACGGCAACCTCGGGCAGGGGGCGCGGACGCGCAATCTGGAGGCTTTCTCGTCCGGAGCGGCGAGAACGCTGGTAGCGACCGACATCGCGGCCCGCGGAATTCACGTCGACGACGTCACGCTGGTCATCCACGCGGATCCGCCGGTCGAGCACAAGGCGTACCTGCACCGGTCCGGCCGCACGGCGCGGGCCGGGGCGGCTGGCACGGTGGTCACGCTGATGACCGACGAGCAGGTCGCCGACGTCCGTGACCTGACCCGCAAGGCAGGGATCAAGCCCACCACGACGCGGATTGGTCCCGGTCATCCGCTGCTGTCCGAGCTGGCGCCGGGTGAGCGGTCGTTCACCACACCGCCGTCGCGGCCGGCCGCGGACACGCGGCCGAAGAAGGTGTCCGCGAAGATTGGCGCGGCGCGGTCGGGTGCCGAGGACCGCTCGTCCGGGCTGGGCCGTGGCGGGTCCGGGAGTGCCCGTGACGCGCGGCGTGGTGCCGCAGCCGGACGGCCGGCGCGGTCCCGGGCCGGTGAAGACCACGATGGCGGCCCGTCCGCTGGTCAGGGCCGCCGCTCGGCCGACCCCGCCGGACGTCGCGAGGGCGCCGGGAAGTTCGGCCAGGCTCGTCGTGGTGCCGCCGAGTCCCGTCCACGCCGTTCCGGCGACGCAACGTCCGGATCCGGTCGCGACTCCTCCGGTGGCGTTCCTGCCCGAACCGGCGGTGCCGCCGCCTTCTCGGCCGGTGCGCGCGCTGGTTCCCGCCGCTCGCGCTGA
- a CDS encoding zinc-dependent alcohol dehydrogenase: MVYRGPYKVRVEEKDVPAIEHPNDAVVRVTRAAICGSDLHLYHGMMPDTRVGMTFGHEFVGVVEEVGSSVRNLARGDRVMVPFNIFCGTCWYCARGLYSNCHNVNPNATAVGGIYGYSHTCGGYDGGQAEYVRVPFADVGPAVIPGWMDDEDAVLLTDALATGYFGAQLGDIVEGDVVVVFGAGPVGLYAAKSAWLMGAGRVIVIDHLEYRLAKARTFAHAETYNFSEYDDIVVHLKKITGYLGADVAIDAAGAEADGNFVQHVTSAKLKLQGGSPVALNWAIDSVRKGGTISVMGAYGPMFSAVKFGDALNKGLTLRMNQCPVKRQWPRLFEHIRNGYLKPSDIVTHRIPLEHIAEGYHMFSAKLDGCIKPLIVAGS; encoded by the coding sequence ATGGTCTATCGCGGGCCGTACAAGGTCCGTGTCGAGGAGAAGGACGTTCCGGCCATCGAGCACCCGAACGACGCCGTCGTCCGCGTCACCCGGGCCGCGATCTGCGGCTCCGACCTGCACCTGTACCACGGGATGATGCCGGACACGCGGGTCGGCATGACCTTCGGGCACGAGTTCGTCGGCGTGGTCGAGGAGGTGGGCTCCAGCGTGCGGAACCTCGCAAGGGGGGACCGCGTGATGGTGCCGTTCAACATCTTCTGCGGGACGTGCTGGTACTGCGCTCGTGGTCTTTATTCCAACTGCCACAACGTCAACCCAAACGCCACGGCTGTCGGCGGCATCTACGGCTACTCGCACACCTGCGGTGGGTACGACGGAGGGCAGGCCGAGTACGTGCGGGTGCCGTTCGCCGACGTGGGGCCCGCCGTCATTCCCGGCTGGATGGACGACGAGGACGCGGTCCTGCTCACCGACGCGCTCGCGACCGGGTACTTCGGTGCGCAGCTCGGCGACATCGTGGAGGGTGACGTGGTGGTGGTCTTCGGGGCCGGGCCGGTGGGCCTGTACGCCGCGAAGTCCGCCTGGTTGATGGGGGCGGGCCGGGTGATCGTCATCGATCACCTGGAGTACCGGCTGGCGAAGGCCCGCACGTTCGCCCACGCCGAGACGTACAACTTCAGCGAGTACGACGACATCGTCGTGCACCTGAAGAAGATCACCGGCTACCTCGGCGCCGATGTCGCGATCGACGCCGCGGGCGCCGAGGCCGACGGCAACTTCGTGCAGCACGTGACGTCGGCGAAGCTGAAGCTCCAGGGCGGTTCACCGGTGGCCCTCAACTGGGCGATCGACTCGGTGCGCAAGGGCGGCACCATCTCGGTGATGGGCGCCTACGGGCCGATGTTCAGCGCCGTGAAGTTCGGGGACGCCCTCAACAAGGGCCTGACGCTGCGGATGAACCAGTGTCCCGTGAAGCGGCAATGGCCGCGGCTGTTCGAGCACATCCGCAACGGTTACCTGAAACCGAGCGACATCGTCACCCACCGCATCCCGCTCGAGCACATCGCCGAGGGCTACCACATGTTCTCGGCGAAGCTGGACGGCTGCATCAAGCCCCTCATCGTGGCGGGCAGCTGA